AGATTTATTCCCCTTTGTCGTTCTCTACTACCGTCATACCTCCCTTCTTAGGTACGCATTGCACCAGACTAATCCAACCACTATCCGAAATTGGATATATAATCCCGGCGTCTAGAAGCTTCACTATTTCCTTGTGCACAACCTCCTTCATGTTCGGGTTCAACCTCCTTTGCCTTTATGTACATTTCGTAGACTCATCCTCCAAGTGGATTTTGTGCATTACCACTTGAGGACTTATCCCTCGGATGTCGTAAATTTGACAACCCATGGCTAGCACATGACTCTTCACTACTTGCACTACTTGCTTCTCTTGAGCCGCCGATAGTTTGTTGGAAATGCTGATCGGAAGAGTGTTGTTTTTCCCAACAAAGGTGTACCGGAGATGTATCGGCAAGGGCTTCATTTCCACAATAGGAGTCATAATGGAGGAAGGAAAAGTGATTCCCTCATTCTTACTCAAAGCCTCTTGTTCGGGATCATCTTCTTCGGACATCTCATCAACAAACTCTTCGGAATGGAACGTGACCttcgaaatttcagaaaaacATGATTCCCCCTCTTTTGGGCTTGTCTCGATTTGAGATAATCTACTCATGGgattgtctcgattcgagacaagtcCCTCAGGAGCTACTGATTGCTTCTTTTTAGTGTCTCAAATCGAGACACTCTCATAAGtggggtgtctcgaatcgagacactctTCTGGGGAATCAAAAAGCTAAAATTTCCTCGTTCCGTCTTGATTAAACACATTCATACTCGCGTCAAGTTGATCCCTCACAAGTTCATCAACCAAATCAATCCTCATGCAATCTTCCTCCTCGACGGTACCCCTCATGACCTTCTTCATATCAAACTTAACCGTTTCTTCGTCGATTCGCAAAGTCAATTTTCCACCATGCACATCAATCAAAGCTCTTCCGGTGTTCATAAAGGGTCGCCCCAAGATCATTGGGCATTCCTTGTCAACCGCATAGTCTAGTATGACAAAATCAACCGGAAAGATAAACTTATCTACCTTGACTAGCACATCCTCAACAATCCCATACGGCCTTTTCAACGAATTATCCGCTAgttggagtaccatcgaggtgctCTTCACGGGTTGCTCTCCACAAAGTGTCCTGAAAAGAGTCAAAGGCATAAGATTAATACCAGCACCAAGATCACATAGGCAATTTATAGAACTCATAtttcctatagtgcaaggtatagaaaaacttcCTGGGTCCTTCAACTTAGCCGGTAAATCATTCAAAATAATAGAGCTACACATTTCCGGAATGGGAATCATTGCGCCACTATCCCAACTTCTTTTGTTGGTGATGATATCCTTCAAGAACTTGGCATATTGTGGCTTCTCACGTAGTGCATCCGCCAAACTAAGgttaatttgcaatttcttgaagatctcaaggaacttatgaaacTTTTTGTTCCCTTGAGCcttccttaaccggcttggaaacggaaccggtggtacaaatagtggtggtggtggtggcctCACATACGATTCTTCCACATCAATGGTCACTTCCTCACATTCCTTTTGTGACTCTTGGCTTGAGCTTGCTACATCAACAACAatttgaggctcatcctcctcaacaacatGCTTCTTCCCATTGGCTTTCTCAAAGTTTCGCCCACTTtggagctctaccgccttaacatgtTCTCTAGGGTTATTTTCCGTAGTGGATGGCAATCCCCCTTGAGGTATACCTTGAAGTGAGATAGCCATTTAAGAAATTTGGGTTTCCAAATGATGAATagtggaagcttggttcttttccctttgctccattttttctaacttttcgAGCACCTTGGAAAACACATTTCCCTCCTCTGTATTTTTTTATGGTTGGAATCCGGGAGGGTGttgaggtctaccaccataATTGTTTCCTTGCCCTTGGTGGTTGTGATACGGACCTTGTTGTTGAGGCCTATTCCCACCTTGAAAACTAGGACCCGCTTGTTGGTTCGCT
This window of the Mercurialis annua linkage group LG5, ddMerAnnu1.2, whole genome shotgun sequence genome carries:
- the LOC126681725 gene encoding uncharacterized protein LOC126681725, which codes for MAISLQGIPQGGLPSTTENNPREHVKAVELQSGRNFEKANGKKHVVEEDEPQIVVDVASSSQESQKECEEVTIDVEESYVRPPPPPLFKLQINLSLADALREKPQYAKFLKDIITNKRSWDSGAMIPIPEMCSSIILNDLPAKLKDPGSFSIPCTIGNMSSINCLCDLGAGINLMPLTLFRTLCGEQPVKSTSMVLQLADNSLKRPYGIVEDVLVKVDKFIFPVDFVILDYAVDKECPMILGRPFMNTGRALIDVHGGKLTLRIDEETVKFDMKKVMRGTVEEEDCMRIDLVDELVRDQLDASMNVFNQDGTRKF